One Alteromonas sp. KC3 DNA segment encodes these proteins:
- the yejK gene encoding nucleoid-associated protein YejK encodes MSALIHHFVVHRLIVNKEEKIEAIPREKCLAVTPEIELLAHQINHSFNTKPGKGVGHFITEVTRATEVENDDGEKTTQESTQDVSEFAVALKQYMDIHKAAGDNVEDAFHGFSVEATKRLVKTLADTGTVETGFLIFCQYEYLATQYLMITLLNTRSHVEVTNSLDLSAREHLDLAKMQLAVRFDLTQWEIQPEQQRYVSFIKGRMGRKVSDFFMQFVGCEELVDVKQQNKQLISTVDAYLASESLDPQEQHQHREEVKTYFKEKIDAGESLSVDELANRLPSNEDTSENFSSFTQSLEVPLEKEIQPDPAALKQLAKFTGQGGGVSISFERKLMGERVFYDPSTDTLTIRGIPPNLKDQLNRQSSMD; translated from the coding sequence ATGAGTGCACTGATTCATCACTTCGTTGTTCATCGTTTAATCGTTAACAAAGAAGAGAAAATAGAGGCAATTCCTCGCGAAAAATGCTTGGCCGTTACGCCTGAAATTGAGCTTCTTGCCCATCAAATTAATCACAGCTTTAATACAAAGCCAGGTAAAGGGGTAGGTCATTTTATAACTGAAGTGACGCGTGCCACCGAAGTTGAAAACGACGACGGTGAAAAAACGACCCAAGAAAGCACTCAGGATGTATCTGAGTTTGCTGTTGCGTTAAAGCAATACATGGATATCCACAAAGCGGCAGGCGATAATGTCGAAGACGCTTTTCATGGATTTTCAGTCGAAGCAACCAAGCGCCTTGTAAAAACGTTGGCGGATACAGGGACAGTCGAAACCGGCTTTCTCATTTTCTGTCAGTACGAGTACTTAGCCACACAATATCTGATGATTACACTGCTTAACACACGTTCTCACGTTGAGGTGACCAATTCATTAGACTTGTCTGCAAGAGAGCACTTGGACCTAGCGAAAATGCAATTGGCCGTTCGCTTTGATTTAACGCAGTGGGAAATTCAACCAGAACAACAGCGCTACGTCAGCTTTATAAAGGGGCGTATGGGTAGAAAAGTGTCTGATTTCTTTATGCAGTTTGTGGGCTGCGAAGAGTTAGTTGATGTTAAGCAGCAAAATAAACAGCTTATTTCAACGGTAGACGCATATTTAGCCAGTGAGTCATTAGATCCTCAAGAGCAACATCAGCATCGCGAAGAAGTAAAAACCTACTTCAAAGAAAAAATTGATGCTGGCGAGAGCCTCTCTGTTGATGAATTAGCCAATCGTTTACCCAGTAATGAAGATACCAGCGAGAACTTCTCTTCATTTACGCAGTCATTAGAGGTACCGCTTGAAAAAGAGATTCAACCAGATCCAGCGGCCCTTAAGCAATTAGCTAAATTTACTGGGCAAGGTGGCGGTGTTTCAATTAGTTTTGAACGAAAATTGATGGGTGAACGCGTATTTTACGATCCGTCAACGGATACCTTAACCATACGTGGTATTCCGCCAAATTTAAAAGATCAGTTGAATCGTCAATCTTCTATGGACTAA
- a CDS encoding DUF1414 domain-containing protein, whose protein sequence is MPQTSRYSNDEFEALMNKVILTLEEGGANRDLSLMVLGNVITHILNTQVSPENREAMATQFADVLKKSVKSN, encoded by the coding sequence ATGCCCCAAACCAGCCGTTACAGCAACGACGAATTCGAAGCGCTAATGAACAAAGTTATTTTAACACTTGAAGAAGGTGGTGCAAATCGCGACCTTTCACTTATGGTGTTAGGTAATGTCATTACCCATATATTGAATACGCAAGTAAGCCCAGAGAACCGCGAGGCAATGGCCACACAGTTTGCCGATGTTTTGAAAAAAAGCGTCAAGAGCAACTAG
- a CDS encoding putative RNA methyltransferase, with protein sequence MWLCPLCKSAISLHSKAIKCENNHSFDKAKSGYVNLLPVQFKKSKVPGDDKAMVKARREFHELNAYKPLKDRLVQRLAQHLIPSNDTASRVAVYDAGCGEGSYLDTVINGLKQLGYNCSGAGSDISKIAVEIASKAFKTHQFVVASSFDLPLEDASQDVMIQVFAPGNNSEYVRALKSDGLLLTVDPSADHLYEIKSQIYDNPKKHASKDTHRENLRTVLSERLTFPIALTSKAHALALIKMTPFYWKLPQGRIDDIVEALSVVTADFHIQLWQKAE encoded by the coding sequence ATGTGGCTATGCCCACTGTGTAAATCGGCTATCTCTTTGCATAGCAAGGCCATAAAATGTGAAAACAATCACAGTTTTGATAAGGCCAAATCCGGGTACGTTAACTTACTACCAGTGCAGTTCAAAAAGTCGAAAGTGCCTGGTGACGATAAAGCGATGGTAAAAGCCCGCCGTGAGTTTCATGAACTCAATGCCTACAAACCACTTAAAGATAGGCTTGTTCAACGCCTAGCACAGCACCTAATACCTTCAAATGATACCGCTTCTCGTGTTGCGGTTTACGATGCTGGATGTGGCGAGGGTAGCTATCTTGATACGGTGATTAATGGCCTAAAGCAGTTAGGCTATAACTGTAGTGGAGCGGGTAGTGATATTTCGAAAATTGCGGTGGAGATAGCTTCAAAGGCCTTCAAGACACATCAATTTGTTGTAGCAAGTAGTTTTGATTTGCCGCTTGAGGATGCATCACAAGATGTCATGATCCAAGTGTTTGCTCCGGGAAACAACAGCGAATATGTACGTGCACTAAAATCTGATGGTTTATTACTTACGGTCGACCCTAGTGCTGATCATTTGTATGAAATAAAGTCACAAATTTACGATAATCCAAAAAAGCACGCATCAAAAGATACGCATAGGGAGAACTTACGCACTGTATTGTCTGAGAGATTAACTTTTCCTATTGCCCTTACATCGAAAGCGCACGCGCTAGCACTTATTAAAATGACCCCTTTCTATTGGAAATTACCTCAGGGTCGCATTGACGATATTGTAGAGGCATTGAGTGTAGTGACTGCTGATTTTCATATTCAACTGTGGCAGAAAGCAGAATGA
- a CDS encoding DUF3413 domain-containing protein, whose amino-acid sequence MILAESPRRQRVTKLVNWGHWFALANIIIAIVIASIFVFSSPMPGTGVGTLYLLANWFGHIGFMTFFGFVIFILPLCYLVSNQRVIKASASIIAAVGLALLAFDALLFNRTGFHISFYAADLLKNQAQSQIAMENWQQWAFLFLLFIVWLGFQLVLANAIWKRVERFSRYKIGIPVTTFFVSCFVTSHAIHVWADAKLYQPIIKQDNMFPLSYPATAKTTMSRYGLLDLAAYEERKQLQFNPDIHSITYPAEPVYCSIETSKNLTVVVQTDSSPLPEFADTSLNVIGDYYSTASSIEGLITTTLFGVPEIYQDALSQKRPVLLALPLGSGMPVSIHSEVALPLPQLSGYIQPLTNNHQGLHIAFLNGDDINRYASDALSRGHDVIVATGFSSEFGKGHLLSNLPLKASLASTEDLAPTILNALGCSAPATYYSTGQNLLSPSRSWLVSTSGERIVVFHDNKRTDVLSNGSYEISDMRTGKRSNDALNVDLLSQAIKHLSRFSKQN is encoded by the coding sequence ATGATACTTGCCGAATCACCTCGTCGCCAGCGTGTGACAAAACTCGTCAATTGGGGCCATTGGTTTGCTTTAGCCAATATCATAATTGCCATTGTGATAGCGTCAATTTTCGTCTTCTCGTCGCCTATGCCTGGTACGGGTGTCGGCACCCTTTACCTTTTAGCTAATTGGTTCGGTCATATCGGCTTTATGACCTTCTTTGGCTTTGTTATTTTTATCTTGCCTTTGTGCTATTTAGTCAGTAACCAAAGAGTCATAAAAGCAAGCGCCTCCATTATCGCTGCAGTGGGATTAGCATTGTTGGCGTTCGATGCCCTGTTGTTCAATCGCACAGGTTTTCACATCAGCTTTTATGCCGCTGACTTGCTTAAAAACCAAGCGCAATCCCAAATTGCAATGGAGAACTGGCAACAGTGGGCGTTTTTGTTCTTGCTATTTATCGTGTGGTTAGGTTTTCAGCTTGTGCTTGCCAATGCAATATGGAAGCGAGTAGAACGATTTTCACGCTATAAAATCGGCATACCGGTCACAACGTTCTTTGTAAGTTGTTTTGTAACCAGTCATGCTATTCATGTATGGGCAGATGCTAAGTTGTACCAGCCAATCATTAAACAAGACAACATGTTTCCATTGTCTTACCCTGCTACAGCAAAAACCACGATGTCTCGTTATGGGTTATTAGACTTAGCCGCCTACGAAGAGCGTAAGCAGCTTCAATTCAACCCAGACATTCACAGCATTACCTACCCTGCGGAACCTGTGTACTGTTCTATAGAAACCAGTAAGAATCTTACTGTGGTTGTGCAAACCGATAGTAGTCCATTACCCGAATTTGCAGATACGTCATTAAATGTTATTGGTGACTATTATTCAACGGCAAGTAGTATTGAGGGGCTGATTACGACCACGTTGTTCGGTGTACCTGAAATATACCAAGACGCGTTGTCTCAAAAACGCCCTGTTCTTTTAGCGTTGCCGCTTGGCTCAGGCATGCCTGTTTCTATTCACAGTGAAGTTGCATTGCCGCTTCCTCAACTGTCAGGCTATATACAACCGCTTACTAATAATCATCAGGGTTTACATATTGCATTTCTTAATGGCGATGACATCAATCGCTATGCGTCAGATGCACTATCTCGAGGGCACGACGTTATTGTAGCAACTGGGTTTTCAAGTGAATTTGGCAAAGGGCACCTTTTAAGTAATTTACCCTTAAAAGCGTCACTTGCGAGCACTGAGGATTTAGCGCCAACAATTCTCAATGCCCTAGGTTGCTCAGCGCCAGCAACGTATTATTCAACTGGCCAAAATTTACTGTCACCTTCTCGTTCATGGCTGGTTAGTACATCTGGTGAGCGTATTGTTGTGTTCCACGACAACAAGCGCACTGATGTATTAAGTAACGGTAGTTATGAGATAAGCGATATGAGAACTGGCAAGAGAAGTAATGACGCATTAAATGTAGATTTACTCTCTCAAGCTATAAAACATCTATCTCGCTTTTCAAAACAAAACTAA
- a CDS encoding D-glycero-alpha-D-manno-heptose-1,7-bisphosphate 7-phosphatase produces MKKALFLDRDGVINVDHGYVGHYADFQYIEGIFALIRRYQDSGFVPVIVTNQSGIARGYYTESDFCLLMERVQQDFSEHGINQVRVYHCPHHEQGSVAQFARPCDCRKPAPGMLIKAQQELKIDVARSVMIGDSWRDIVAADAAGVRRSFYLTNGSITQEMLKELDEKHSVNQVATLAEIRDIEAGR; encoded by the coding sequence ATGAAAAAAGCCCTCTTTTTAGACCGTGACGGTGTAATTAATGTCGATCACGGCTATGTAGGACACTATGCAGATTTTCAATACATAGAAGGCATTTTCGCATTAATCCGTCGCTACCAAGACAGCGGGTTTGTTCCCGTTATTGTCACTAATCAAAGTGGTATTGCACGGGGCTATTACACTGAATCAGATTTCTGTTTGCTTATGGAGCGTGTGCAGCAAGATTTTAGCGAACATGGTATAAACCAAGTACGCGTATATCATTGCCCACACCACGAACAGGGGAGTGTAGCTCAATTCGCTAGGCCGTGTGACTGCAGAAAGCCAGCTCCAGGTATGTTGATTAAGGCACAGCAAGAGCTAAAGATTGACGTGGCACGTAGCGTAATGATTGGTGATAGCTGGCGCGACATTGTGGCGGCAGATGCAGCGGGTGTGCGCCGCAGCTTTTACCTAACTAATGGCTCGATTACTCAAGAAATGTTAAAGGAACTTGATGAAAAGCATAGTGTGAATCAAGTGGCCACACTTGCAGAAATACGTGATATAGAAGCAGGAAGGTAA